ACATTCTACATTTATTCTTTTGTTGAGGAATTAGTGAACTTACTTATAAATaagacaaaatttaaaatttaagaaattgaCACTTTGTACTGATGTTAGTATATTCTAATTCTAATTAAATCATATGGATCTAAAATATGAAAAGTAGCTACTTTTCTTAATTTAAACTttctattttctttcaaaaaatgcATGTGAGAAAATAACATTTCCCCCCTTTTCTTCTTGAAGTCTAAGTGAAATATTAATTTGTAAACTTTACGTTAATAATAATATTATAACTCTGCTATCAGTCCCAATAAAGTTAGGATCAactaaatttaaataattaaatcatgTCTCAATACAACAACGTATCTAACAAAATTATTTGTTCTCgcttttatttttctaaaggactaattttgattttttttcaccTACTATACAAAATTATGTTATAATATCATgcctaaatttatattttcaaaataaaagataAGATGAAGAGAAATTTAATTATAATCTTAGAATTTATATactgaaaatattatttaaagaATTCTCTTTCAATACCGAATGAGGTCTTCAAAGTTATTAGTATCATATTGTTTTTGTCTTTGTGGATAATTATTTCCTTTAGATGACATCATCACCATTTACAACTTTTTAAGCATTCTAAAGagtcttaattttttttatatttaccaAATTGAAAGTGGCAACCTaagtaataaagaaataaaatagGGCTAAATATATGACACAAAAAAAGTCATGCTACATACTTCACTTGCAAAAAGTTGAACTAAGGGGCCATGTAATTACCAAAAAGGTCTGGAAGTGTCTTGATTTATTTGAAACATACTTTGATATATCATGCAATAAATAGCAAGTACaaggataaatttggaagaacCCTTCTTTTGATTAGCAAGATGCTCAACTAAATAGTTGAGATGCAACTAAGGATTACAAAAATCATTGGATTACcttattatatatagtaatatATAATTATAATATAATATTGGAAATTTTTAGAAATATACAAGTtggtcacttacattgcaaaaaaatagCTCAAAACTTACATTACGAAAaatagcccaaaatatacaaatatatacaggcatatataaacatatacgggcatatataaacatatacgaACACTTATACCAACATATACCAATATATACAAAGGCACAGAGAACATTTTTGTCATTCATTGTGTAAAGAGATGACATTTGCCCTCGGTTGTAGGAAAACCAAGTGATTGAGGAAATTAGGGAATGAAGGTATCAGGTGCTATAGGGGCTCCCTCGGTATTTCCTCCCTGCAATTTCGGTCAATTGGCTGCTGCCTCTTCTTCTACTTCACTACAACCCCCAAGGCCAAGGCTTCCTCCTTCCATCTTCCTCAACCCCATCTCAGGTAAATCATCTCTCTCTCCCCTCCATCGACTCTTCATAATCAATATCTACACGCCGAACTAGGTTTTTAACTTAAGGGACTGAAATGTGAAACTGAAGGAAACTGGTTACATGTCTATTAGCAATACTTTTTATTCTATCATCAACTTTTCAAAATCAATATCTGTGCGCCGATACTTGTGCACAaatatatttcttttttccttttagaTGAATACTAAGGGGCTCAAAAGTGAAACTACGGGATAATGAGTAGATGAGTAAATATTCTATTTTTCTGCTCCAAAATCAAAATCTTTATGCCAAGATTTTTGCAGAAAACATGATGCTGATCCTGTACATGATAATTGAGCTACTGAAATGTGAAAATATAGAAAAATGATTTATCATACTTTGTGTGGAATTTGCTCATATACAGCCTTTTTCATTCTATTTGTTTTTCTTTGGATTTTGCTTAGTTCAGTATCAAAGAAATAGTGTTTTTCATATAGATGGATCAGTCGTTTCATGAATTGTGTTAACTTTCCAGGGAGGAACAAGTTATTCTTACGTGCTGAGAATCTTCGCCTGGAACAAATggatttgaagaaagaatttccTGAATTGAACAAGAATTTATACCCCTCTATAGAGCCATATTCTACTGCGTTTTTTAAAGTTTCGGACCTTCATACTATATACTGGGAACAGTCAGGAAATCCTAATGGCCATGTgagttctttttttctttccagTTTCTGGTTATGTTGGCTTTGGAACAGTATCTACTCATCCTCTTGAATGAAACCAAACTGATTGTCAAGCCGGTATCGAGTAGTAAAATTATACTCCCtgtgtttcaatttgtttgaacctatttcctttttagtgtGCCAAAATGaatttcctaatttggaaacaaattcactttatgaatgatatacagccacacaaattttcaaggcttattttgaaccacaagtttcaaaagtcttccctctttcttaaatgtcgtgcccagtcaaatgggttcatataaattgaaacggagggaggaAGTGATAACAACCCAGGAAGGCTCAGATAAATCGAGTACGAATTACTCGACCCTGCAAGAACATCTTGAAATTGGTGTAGAAAGCAATAAAAGGATAGGTAGATTAGGGATTAGGGTATGGAATAACAAGAACTTTACTATGACCTAGTTAAACCCCCGAAATCTCTACTACAATCACTAATGAAGGATAGAAGAAAAAAGGGATCAAATCAAGTAATGAATGCAACTAGTGATCCCACAAAAATTAACTTAATACAAACCAAATTAACAatcaattactccctccgtccctgGGAGAAAGGAAATGAACTCATGAATTACCTGGCAAGGTAGCAATCCAAGAGAGGTCATGGGAGAGAACTAAGATAACCCTAAGATAATCCTGAAGCTCACAAGAACGCTCATCATTTATCCAAAGGCTCACAAGAGCATTCATCAATTTCCTTTTTGCTCAGATTTTCCTCAACTTTAAAATCTCCTAATCATTTCCCAACACAACTCCACATAAAGAATTGCTATATATTTCAAAGCCTTGACAAAGGAGTATGTTCAAACACAAAATGTATTTATGGTCAAATGTTCATCACAAAATGGATCGACACATTCAATATGCTTATGGCTTAATACATAAAACGCCCCCTGAGGTTATGCCCCAAATCCCTGTTACACACCCGAACGTTTCAAATGTGTGTCTATTACACAATTATCAAGTATATCCCCTTCAGTTTCTAGTCATTGTTATGTTTTTGGTAATTTATCCTTGTTTTATTTCTTCTGAAATCCAGACTTCGTTGAAATAACATATTATCGCATCCCGAGTTGGAAAATCAAACAAGTCTGAGTTTTACTACATTTTTGGCAAGATCTAGCTAACTTGCAACTTGCTAGGGTTAGTGCTCCAGAGGTTCCTACTAGGTGGCCATTTTATGTTCTAAGGTTGCTCGTCTATTCTATCATAGCCTTTTGGAAATTTGGAAATGTAGTATCAGACAATGATTTTAAAAGCGAAAAGCGTTGAAAAGCATCAACATTTGTAGACCTTGATGTGAAAAGTGAGTAGTGAAGTGCATGCTCCTTTGAACCGAAGCTCACGACTTATATGAAATTAAAAAATACCAAACACATATGAATTTAGTTTTATAGTAGCGGAAATCAATGAGGTATTTGTGTAAATAGATATAATCCATGTAATCACAGAAACTATCAGAATAAAAAAACTTCATTCTTGAATCTACAAGAATTTCTACGAAGCCTTTCATTCGCTTCTCTTCAATGGAGGTTTCTAATTTCAGCCTCCAATATACAATAATTCCGATGTTATCCCAACTCCTCAAAGTTGAGATTCAAAAGATTGATCGCTTCTTGTTGGGATCACTTTGCGCGTCATTATTTGAAGCACATGACCGACGTTATTTTGCTACTTTAGCCAAGATGTTTTAATGTGTAGTCATTTTGAAGATATGTTCCATATTTGCAGCCAGTAGTGTTTCTCCATGGAGGCCCTGGAGGCGGGACTTCACCCAATAACAGGAGGTTCTTTGATCCTGTCTTCTACCGAATCATTCTATTTGATCAGGTAGATATTATTAACTAAGTGCTAATTCATGCACTTTGTGCTTTTCAAATGAAAACATTGGTATCTTCCAGAGAGGTGCAGGTAAAAGTAAGCCTCATGCGTGCTTGGAGGAGAACACAACATGGGATCTCGTTGGGGATATTGAAAAATTAAGAGAGCACTTAAAGATTCCGGAATGGCAGGTGCAGATCGGCTTTTGTGACTGCTAGGTGGATGGTACTTTATTAATCTCTCATAGGTGTGAGTTTGCAGGTATTTGGTGGCTCATGGGGAAGCACTCTCGCTCTTACATACAGCATGTCACATCCTGACAAGGTCTACTAGTAATTATCTTTAAGTTCAAGTTTTGTAGTTCAAACTTGTTAGGAGGAAGTGGTAGATTCTGTTCCCAATATTATGTTAAATCTGCGTTATTGCTAAAGATTTGAAATGGCCTTTCTGTTAAAGGTTACTGGTATCATTCTTAGAGGGATATTTTTGTTGCGGAAGAAAGAAATTGATTGGTTTTATGAGGGTGGAGCTGCTGCAATATACCCTGATGGTAAGCTTCTGAATTTCATGCATGCATATGATTGAGTACATAATGGATAAGGGAGACCAACCAACTGTACCTAGTGCACAGCTGTATTGAGTTGTAGTAGAATCTGAAAAGTGTAAACTATCTCATCTGCTGCTGGAATGTATCGGTTACTaatatatataagggagaatccccaacttttgtagtcctcacataaCTTTTTTTGTCCATTTTACCCCCATTGAAGCTTTAATTACCTTAAAAGTTATCACTTATTTTGGTAAATTTGAATAACAATATGGGCTTTTTAATACAACAAAGAGTGATGATGTGTAAAATGTGATTGTGACACTACAAAAATCTATTTTTCAACCAAATTTAAATGTTTTTATCCATTTTACCCCTAATTGAAGTTTTAATTACCTTGCAAGTTCTCACCTATTTTGGTAAATTTGAATAACTATATGGGCTTCTTTAATGCTACAAGGAGTGATGATGTGGAAAAGGTAATAGTGACACTACAAAAAAATCTATTTATTCAACCAAATTTAAAATTGATCAAAAAGTTTGTTGTCTTTCTTTCATGTGGAAATGATTATTAAACTTGTTTCAAATTATTGTTTTTGTATAAAATTTATTATAGACAAGTAAAAAAGTCATCGTGACATTCTCTTTCTACCTTAGTACATGCttaattattaaattaaaaattatttttatatatagctAAAAATATTTGAGAAAAGTAATTACAtagttttgagaaattaaaatataaattcttttaaaaataaattaaattaagaaaaaataaaacacATAATTTTTTAACATgctttttttaaggaaaaggaaagattaaagtaagaaaaataaataatttcattaacTTTTCAGTTCCTTTTGTATATTTGAAGGAACATCTACAAAAGTATTTCGTCTTATCAAGCCTTTTATTGAtttaattttaaatgctatttgtatttataagttaacttcaTTGACTTTATTATACAACAATTGTAGCATCAATTATTTTTGATATTACTGAAATAccgtaaatattttattttttctcaaaaatgggttAGTCAATATAAGTTTAATTGAGAAAAAAATAAACAAGTTAATCCAACACAAGGTAAAactcaatttgaatcattaaaaaCTTTAACCCCAAAAATTTCAGTATAACAAAAAGAGGCAGAACGTAACTTTGGTGCAGGTATTTgtttgaaaataaaaaggaagtcTAAATATACTCTAAGAAAAATGTTGTTTTCTAACTTACAAAAACTTTTATATGATACACTATTTAAGAAACATTGAGAAATTGTCGAACTACCTTTACAACTAAAATATAGTgttacaaaaagaaaagaaaaacaagagtagaaaaaaaaaacaaaaaaaaggttgtaaatataaattttaatgtaGTTTGGAGCCCGGGCCAATTGACACTAGTTTTATTATATATGAACTTGAATTGGACATGGGATATAAAAGTATGAGAATTTGGCACGGGTGTTCCTATTTGATTTTTCCATGTGAAGATGACGAACAACTTCTATATCTACTTGTGGATCTTTGCAATACTCACTTGAAAGCCAATGTTTTAGGCAGTTCACTATTTCAAGTCTACAAATGAAATGCATTCTCCAGAATATATGTCTAATTTTGCAATTTCTGGTAAAGTTGTGATTGGTCTGAGGCGCTTCTTTTAACCAATCTTTTCAAGTAAGCAGATTGCTTACTCAAACTGTTAAGCGCATGTATTAAGTGGTTAATTGCTTACCTAAACCTGGGACACTGATAAGCGCGTAGATCTGATTGAAGTGCTGTTTTCACTTGGTTGGTTGTTTAATGGGACTGCAGATGTGGTTTTCAAAGTTAACGCCACTTTTTTTGTCATCTGTTACAGCTTGGGAGCCATTCAGAGATCTGATTCCagaggaagaaaggaagtgtttTATTGAAGCTTACCACAAGAGATTAAATTCCAATAACCTAGAAACACAGGTAAGAAGTTGCTGTTTCATTGCATGTCCAATTTTCTTTTATTGTTCAAGATTTTTGAATATGTTAAAATTTCCTCTTTTAAAGGTAGGTAGGAAaggtttaaaaaagaaaaaattaattatttgcTCTTTTCCGTTTGATATCCTTGATGTTTCACTTACACAACCCCTGAAACTTTCGTACAAAACATGCAGGTGTTGTGCTTTCTGTATAACTTAGTTTTACCTTTCTCAACAATGGTAGAAGCTCTTTTTGTTCCTTTGTTAGCACCAGACAAGTATTGTTCTTAAGATAGAATGTTGGAAGTACTCATACCTACCGCACATAATCCACCATGCTCCTTTTTTCATAAAGAAGTCAAGATTAGGTGGCTTCATAGTTTTAAGAAGACTCGTGAAAAGATATGATAGCAAAGTTGGAAGCACAAAGGATTTTAATATGATAGGCAGCAAAGAGTATATGACATCGGTTTTTGTCTGCAGACACTGTCCGTGACAGTTTCTGATCCTATTGCCTCCAGAACATCAAATCAACTCCACATATTGCTATAATACTATTTAATACATTAAAATACATGTTTGTTTGTCAGCATGCTCAAAAAAGTACTTGTTTGTTTGTCTCAAGTTCTTAAATGTTTTAGTATGCAGCAGCTAGGGCATGGACTAAATGGGAAATGATGACCGCTCATCTTCTCCCTAATGAAGAGAACATAAAGAGaggagatgatgatgatttctccTTGGTGAGTACATTTATGAAGTGCATGTGGTATCCGGGTGACCTTCCCATTAAAGCATTGTTCTGCATTTATATTCTTAAACTCTATCTAAGAGCTGCAGTTTTACTGTTTTCCGTATCTCTTTTATCTGCTGAGAACTTGAAATTACaatatatttggaaattcaaCGTGATTAATTATTTGTAGTCATAGAGATTGTTATCATTCATTATATAACATCAACGCATCTTGTTTTGTTCAGGCATTTGCAAGGATTGAGAACCACTACTTTATCAACAAGGGATTCTTCTCTTCAGATTCTTTTCTTCTAGATAATGTTGAAAAGATAAAGCATATCAAAACAATAATTGTTCAGGTAAATTCTTGAAGCATATCAAAACAATAATTGTTCAGGTAAATTCTGCTTTTGCTTTGCATTGCCTTCTCAAAGTTCAAAACTCCCCCAATACAAGAAGGCCTTTTCCGGAGACATAAAACTTCCAGAAGACTTACTTTTCTTCCCAGTGATAGATGAGATTTACCAGATAGATCGATTTGTGAAAAAATGTGATTGAGGActcaagggtgtggcctagtggtcaatgaagtgggttgagaactaTGAGGTCTCAGGCTCAAATCCCAGCAGAGACAAAAACACTAGATGTTCTCTTCCATCTGtcctagccttggtggacagagttacttaGTACCTGTTGCTGATGGGAGGCGGCAGGTATCTTGTTGAAATAGTCGAGGTGCGCATTAGCTGGCCCCGACACCACGGTTATCAACAAAGAAATAATGGTAGGGGATGAATGGTTGCCGGTGTTACTTTGGCACAACCCAAATCTGGCACTTAAGTCGTAATCGGTACCCAACGGGCTACTATCAATGCTACGCGTACCGGACTGTGCTATGAAAAATATGCAGAAGCAATACTAAATATTAAATGTAAAGCGTTCTcgtaataaatatttgaaaatgagtaaaaaGTTGAGGGAGAATCCGTAAATCCCAAATATCTTTGTGTCATAGAGCAACGAAGAATCTACGATACCACGATATTAGAC
The sequence above is a segment of the Lycium barbarum isolate Lr01 chromosome 6, ASM1917538v2, whole genome shotgun sequence genome. Coding sequences within it:
- the LOC132644130 gene encoding proline iminopeptidase isoform X2 translates to MKVSGAIGAPSVFPPCNFGQLAAASSSTSLQPPRPRLPPSIFLNPISGRNKLFLRAENLRLEQMDLKKEFPELNKNLYPSIEPYSTAFFKVSDLHTIYWEQSGNPNGHPVVFLHGGPGGGTSPNNRRFFDPVFYRIILFDQRGAGKSKPHACLEENTTWDLVGDIEKLREHLKIPEWQVFGGSWGSTLALTYSMSHPDKVTGIILRGIFLLRKKEIDWFYEGGAAAIYPDAWEPFRDLIPEEERKCFIEAYHKRLNSNNLETQYAAARAWTKWEMMTAHLLPNEENIKRGDDDDFSLAFARIENHYFINKGFFSSDSFLLDNVEKIKHIKTIIVQVVPGAGHSANEPGIAAELVAATEKMKNILN
- the LOC132644130 gene encoding proline iminopeptidase isoform X1 — protein: MKVSGAIGAPSVFPPCNFGQLAAASSSTSLQPPRPRLPPSIFLNPISGRNKLFLRAENLRLEQMDLKKEFPELNKNLYPSIEPYSTAFFKVSDLHTIYWEQSGNPNGHPVVFLHGGPGGGTSPNNRRFFDPVFYRIILFDQRGAGKSKPHACLEENTTWDLVGDIEKLREHLKIPEWQVFGGSWGSTLALTYSMSHPDKVTGIILRGIFLLRKKEIDWFYEGGAAAIYPDAWEPFRDLIPEEERKCFIEAYHKRLNSNNLETQYAAARAWTKWEMMTAHLLPNEENIKRGDDDDFSLAFARIENHYFINKGFFSSDSFLLDNVEKIKHIKTIIVQGRYDVCCPMMSAWDLHKAWPEAELIVVPGAGHSANEPGIAAELVAATEKMKNILN